In the Telopea speciosissima isolate NSW1024214 ecotype Mountain lineage chromosome 2, Tspe_v1, whole genome shotgun sequence genome, one interval contains:
- the LOC122651205 gene encoding ubiquitin-like — protein MQIFVRSFNGKIITLDVESSDKIKNLKVKLKEKEGTPLEQQRLKLGPKYLMDSHSLSDYNIQNESTIELELIPSEEKTLADWLYNNHNELEEDRALAYDNIQSKSKFRYLCGCTVIRRRRRLKNEI, from the coding sequence ATGCAAATTTTTGTTAGATCATTCAATGGGAAGATCATTACATTGGATGTTGAGAGTTCAGATAAgataaaaaatttgaaagttaaattaaaggaaaaggaaggtACTCCTTTGGAACAACAACGCCTGAAACTAGGTCCTAAGTACTTGATGGATAGCCATAGCCTTTCAGATTACAATATCCAGAATGAATCAACAATTGAGCTTGAGCTTATACCTTCAGAAGAGAAGACATTGGCTGACTGGTTATATAATAACCACAATGAGTTAGAAGAGGATAGAGCATTAGCATATGACAACATTCAGAGCAAATCCAAATTTAGGTATCTTTGTGGATGTACTGTgataagaaggagaagaaggttgAAGAATGAGATATAA
- the LOC122649485 gene encoding very-long-chain (3R)-3-hydroxyacyl-CoA dehydratase 2 — MSQLSNFYLLAYNSLQFIGWGLSLFWVLRSLISTKSFHGAYASSGDFICFLQAVSFLEVLHGAIGLVRSGVLFPLMQWGGRTQLLFLIVRQIVEVQELPSVFITFVAWSLSELIRYSHYALSNLGNCPSWLTYLRYTAFIVLYPIGVAPGEMWLMYAALPFIKKKNLYADFFSGLPFSFYSSVMALLVCYPFMWLKLYLHLFKQRRLKLQKLPEKKKA, encoded by the exons GGGACtttctttattttgggttttgagaagCTTAATCTCCACCAAGTCCTTCCATGGAGCATATGCTTCCAGTGGAGATTTCATCT GTTTTCTGCAAGCTGTTTCATTCCTGGAAGTTCTACATGGGGCCATTG GCCTTGTTCGTAGTGGGGTGCTGTTTCCTCTGATGCAATGGGGTGGGAGAAcgcaattattatttttaattgttcGTCAAATCGTGGAG GTTCAGGAGCTGCCCTCAGTTTTTATAACTTTTGTGGCATGGAGTCTAAGTGAG TTAATCAGATACTCGCATTATGCTTTAAGTAATCTTGGGAATTGTCCATCATGGCTCACCTATCTCAG GTACACTGCGTTCATTGTTTTATATCCGATCGGTGTAGCACCTGGAGAAA TGTGGCTTATGTATGCAGCTCTTCCatttataaagaagaaaaacctcTATGCAGATTTCTTTAGTGGATTGCCTTTCAGCTTTTATTCTTCTGTCATG GCTTTGCTTGTATGCTACCCATTTATGTGGTTGAAGCTTTACTTGCACTTGTTTAAGCAACGGAGATTGAAGCTGCAAAAGCTTCCTGAGAAGAAGAAAGCTTGA
- the LOC122651204 gene encoding pentatricopeptide repeat-containing protein At2g13600-like: MRTHVDSGACAEALHALTRLHHAGLNAVHNFTFPIALKACASLKALKQGQQIHALVLILGFQWNIYSGNALISMYYSCGNTQAAARVFDHMPQRNTVTWNSIMNGCIHNGHAHESFSYFRRMIMAKSLLSSSLEQWPDSVTMCTILNAHAHLGPVALRSGWAVHGYITRQGHRIVTKPDTTRPFVKNALIHMYIESLCLTYAEKVFQGMAAEERDVVTWTTMISGYLHYKLESRALATFQSMLSEHHGNASLDAVTVAAVIPALRSLQQGKEIHCFAIKNGHGRHNMFVISSLLKMYVEYGAIEYATKIFQRIKEKNVVVWTAMIMGYAKHGLSEDCLRLFDEMRLQAGVMPNELTFMGVLTACSHAGLVEKAQECFKCMTQEYGLMPDLHHYAAMVDVLGRAGRLREALDLIEAMPMEPSSPVWGSLLAYCGLHQDMDLGQEIAKIVLSMEPDNPGNFVLLSNMLAQEQRWDDASMVRETMKCLGLKKVPGCSLEHNH; encoded by the coding sequence ATGAGGACTCATGTAGACTCTGGGGCTTGCGCTGAGGCTCTCCACGCTCTCACTCGCCTGCACCATGCAGGCCTTAATGCCGTCCACAACTTCACATTCCCAATTGCACTTAAAGCTTGTGCTTCTCTCAAAGCCTTGAAACAGGGCCAGCAGATCCATGCCCTCGTCCTAATCCTGGGTTTCCAATGGAACATCTACTCAGGCAACGCTCTCATCTCTATGTACTATAGTTGTGGCAATACTCAAGCAGCAGCTAGAGTGTTCGACCATATGCCCCAAAGAAATACCGTTACTTGGAATTCTATAATGAATGGCTGCATCCACAATGGCCATGCCCATGAATCTTTCTCCTACTTTCGTAGGATGATAATGGCAAAATCGTTGCTTTCGTCGTCCCTCGAGCAGTGGCCTGACTCGGTCACTATGTGCACGATCCTAAACGCTCATGCCCATCTTGGACCCGTCGCTCTTCGTAGCGGCTGGGCTGTTCATGGGTACATTACTAGACAAGGACATCGAATTGTTACGAAACCAGATACAACGAGACCATTTGTAAAAAATGCTCTGATCCACATGTATATTGAGTCGTTATGTTTGACATATGCAGAAAAAGTTTTCCAAGGGATGGCTGCAGAAGAGAGGGATGTGGTTACTTGGACCACAATGATTTCTGGGTATCTGCATTACAAACTGGAAAGTCGAGCGCTAGCGACATTCCAATCCATGTTGTCGGAACACCAtggaaatgcaagccttgatgCGGTCACTGTGGCTGCGGTAATTCCGGCTCTTCGGTCTCTTCAGCAGGGGAAAGAGATCCATTGTTTTGCAATCAAGAATGGTCATGGCAGGcataatatgtttgttatcTCGTCTTTGCTTAAAATGTATGTTGAATATGGCGCCATTGAGTATGCCACCAAGATTTTCCAAAGAATTAAGGAGAAAAATGTCGTGGTATGGACTGCCATGATCATGGGTTATGCCAAGCATGGCTTGAGTGAGGACTGCTTGAGACTGTTCGATGAGATGCGGCTGCAAGCAGGCGTGATGCCAAACGAACTAACCTTCATGGGTGTCCTTACTGCATGCAGCCATGCTGGCCTTGTTGAAAAAGCTCAAGAATGCTTCAAGTGCATGACCCAAGAGTATGGGTTGATGCCTGATTTGCATCATTATGCAGCCATGGTTGACGTGCTTGGTCGAGCTGGAAGGCTGAGGGAGGCTCTGGATCTCATTGAGGCCATGCCAATGGAGCCAAGCTCACCCGTTTGGGGGTCTTTGCTAGCTTATTGTGGCCTTCACCAAGATATGGACTTGGGACAAGAGATAGCCAAGATTGTGTTGAGCATGGAACCAGATAACCCGGGGAATTTTGTGCTGCTGTCCAACATGTTGGCCCAGGAGCAGAGATGGGATGATGCTAGCATGGTCAGAGAGACCATGAAATGCCTTGGGCTGAAGAAGGTGCCTGGTTGCAGTTTGGAACACAACCATTAA